Proteins from a genomic interval of Channa argus isolate prfri chromosome 11, Channa argus male v1.0, whole genome shotgun sequence:
- the ercc6l2 gene encoding DNA excision repair protein ERCC-6-like 2 isoform X5, whose protein sequence is MASTSADEKALWRDGDSCLAPNAKSGTLLEGTIQRLSTNFQNNETTAWVIFADHNKDAEKEEEAIPVSKLLRPSLNHFTQEKPFFPSIVTDPGLNIPLELSDVEGDRVPYTINRYLRDYQRDGIRFLFNNFICSRGCILGDDMGLGKTVQVIGFLAAVLQKTGTWEDIKNNRPQFLQSQMPSNQSKLTKVFLIVAPLSVLYNWKDELDTWGHFQVVVVHGLRKEEELARIKRGRTEIALTTYETLRLCLDQFNDINWSAVIVDEAHKIKNPNSQITQAMKELRCKIRIGLTGTILQNNLEELWCVMDWATPGCLGSLGNFKNKFSDPIEQGQRHNATKRDLATGRKTVRALVRKISHSFLRRTKALIKEQLPKKDDRVVYCSLTDFQQTLYQTVLDTEDVTLLLRSSEKCDCQSGHTRRNCCYKTNSEGVHMKGLYFSYLAILRKVANHAALLQSTTGTSKKQEKYVRTICQKVFQKFPDFVQRCKDEAFEALSDPVYSGKMKVLQKLFKYYMLKRDKVLLFSFSTKLLDVLESYCMAEGLDYSRLDGTTKSKERIQIVKEFNSSSHTNLCLVSTMAGGLGLNFVGANVVVLFDPTWNPANDLQAIDRAYRIGQCRDVTVLRLISLGTVEEVIYLRQVYKQQLQSSVVGKESARRYFEAVQGHGVHKGELFGIKNLFRLQTQGTCLTRQILEREGQVEAGVVTTSTHTVTQKKEEERKGASAAAGGNGKKIQLSLS, encoded by the exons ATGGCTTCAACTTCTGCCGATGAAAAAG CACTGTGGCGTGACGGTGACAGTTGTCTGGCTCCTAACGCAAAAAGTGGCACGCTGCTGGAAGGCACCATACAAAGATTGAGCACCAACTTTCAGAATAATGAAACCACAGCATGGGTGATATTTGCAGACCACAACAAGGATgcagaaaaggaggaagaagcCATACCCGTATCAAAACTCTTGAGACCCAGCTTGAATCACTTCACCCaggaaaaacctttttttcccagCATTGTGACAGACCCCGGGCTAAATATCCCCTTAGAGCTGAGTGATGTCGAAGGAGACAGAGTCCCTTACACGATCAACAGGTACCTGAGGGATTACCAGAGAGATGGTATCAGGTTTCTTTTCAATAACTTCATCTGTTCCAGAGGTTGTATCTTAGGGGATGACATGGGCCTAGGAAAAACTGTACAG GTCATCGGTTTCCTTGCTGCTGTGTTGCAAAAAACGGGCACATGGGAGGACATCAAGAACAACAGGCCGCAGTTTCTGCAGAGTCAGATGCCTTCCAATCAAAGTAAACTCACTAAA GTGTTCCTCATTGTTGCCCCGCTGTCAGTTCTTTATAACTGGAAAGATGAACTGGACACATGGGGCCACTTCCAGGTTGTGGTGGTCCATGGGctgaggaaagaggaggagctggctCGCATCAAGAGGGGACGTACTGAGATTGCTCTCACCACCTACGAGACTCTGCGGCTTTGTCTGGATCAGTTTAATGA CATAAACTGGTCTGCTGTGATTGTGGATGAGGCCCACAAGATAAAAAATCCAAACTCTCAGATCACTCAGGCCATGAAGGAGCTGCGATGTAAG ATCAGAATTGGCCTCACTGGCACCATCTTACAGAACAATCTTGAAGAGCTGTGGTGCGTCATGGACTG ggccacacctggttgtCTTGGCAGCTTAGGTAATTTCAAGAACAAGTTTTCAGATCCGATTGAGCAAGGACAGAGGCACAATGCAACCAAACGTGACCTAGCTACAGGGAGAAAGACTGTCAGAGCCTTGGTGAGGAAGATTTCTCATTCTTTCCTGAGAAGGACCAAAGCTCTTATCAAAGAACAACTGCCTAAGAAGGATGACAGG GTGGTGTATTGTTCTCTGACAGACTTTCAACAGACTTTGTATCAGACTGTGTTGGACACCGAAGATGTGACATTACTGTTAAGGTCTTCAGAGAAATGTGACTGTCAAAGTGGACATACACGTAGAAACTGCTGTTATAAA aCAAACTCTGAAGGTGTCCACATGAAAGGGCTATACTTTAGTTACTTGGCCATTTTGAGGAAGGTTGCCAACCATGCGGCACTACTTCAGTCCACTACAGGAACCAGCAAGAAACAG GAAAAATATGTGAGGACCATTTGTCAGAAGGTATTCCAAAAATTTCCAGACTTTGTGCAGCGATGCAAAGATGAAGCATTTGAGGCCTTATCAGACCCAGTGTACAGTGGAAAAATGAAG GTTTTACAGAAGCTTTTCAAATATTATATGCTAAAGAGAGACAAAgtacttcttttttctttctcaaccAAG CTGTTAGATGTGCTGGAGAGCTACTGCATGGCAGAAGGCCTGGACTACAGCAGGTTGGACGGAACCACCAAATCCAAAGAGAGAATCCAGATTGTCAAAGAATTCAACAGCTCCTCTCACACCAACCTCTGCCTGGTTTCCACCAT GGCAGGTGGTCTTGGTCTAAACTTTGTAGGGGCCAATGTGGTAGTTCTATTTGATCCCACCTGGAACCCAGCAAATGACCTACAGGCTATTGACAG GGCATATCGTATTGGCCAGTGCAGAGATGTGACTGTTCTCAGGCTCATCTCATTGGGTACTGTAGAGGAGGTTATCTACCTCAGACAAGTTTACAAACAG CAATTGCAGAGCTCAGTTGTTGGCAAGGAGAGTGCCCGGCGGTATTTCGAAGCAGTGCAGGGGCATGGTGTCCATAAGGGAGAGTTGTTTGGAATCAAAAACCTCTTCAGGCTGCAGACCCAAGGGACATGTCTCACCCGCCAGATACTAGAG CGAGAAGGACAAGTGGAGGCCGGAGTAGTGACAACCAgtacacacactgtcacacagaaaaaagaggaggagaggaagggagCTAGC gcagcagctggaggaaatggcaaaaaaattcAACTTTCCCTCAGTTAA